ACACCTCTATAGCAATATGCAACGATTTGCTCTTCTACTAATCTTGAAACGTCTTTGTTTCCAGATTCCACAGTGTAGTCTCTCTTAACCAATTCTTTAAATCCTCTCTTCGGTCTGACCAAATATGCTTTTCCTTGATCTACACCTTTGTACTCATGATGTTTCTTGCCTACTGTAACTTCCCATCCGTCGTAGTAGACTACAGAGTTAATTCCAGAGATAGCTGGATATACGGTACCGTTGATTTGGTGGCCACCTTTAAGGGCCATTTCAATGTCCATGGCATCTGCTGAATTAGCAAGTAAAACAGTTCCTGGTCTCTTTGCTGTTCTAGAAGTTTTGACAGCCTCCGCTATCGTTTTGTACATTCCTAACCATACTGGATCCCCTTCTTCTCCTTTGAAGGCTGTTTTGTTTGCGGCCTTGTAATTGTAATTAATGATAGGGAACAGGTGTAAATGGTTCAATAATGCATTGTATGCCTCGCCCATCGACTTATTCAATAACTCAACGTTGAACGTCTCGTTAAAATCGATCATTTTCTTTGTGTACTCAAACCCAGTAGTATAGGTTTTAATTCTTGCTGTAGGTCCATGTTCTGCAGCAATGCTACCGAATTTAACTTCGTCGCCTTCCATATGCTCTAAGAATACACAGTTTCCGTGCATTGCCCATTTTGCATCTAATACTTCTGGAAAGTTAGGATCTGTTATATTGTCATAGATTGGCTGGTAAAGCAATTGAACCTGCTCTTTTCCAAGCTCCACATCCAGAACCACTTTCCTAAGTAGGTCTTTCAGCTCCGAAACAGACCCGAAGTTGATCATCTCTCCCAGTGGTTTACCGAAGTCTAAAAGATCCATTTCTCCGTTTACGATTTTCTTTATTGCATAGTCAATCTCTCCAGCGACTACAAAAGGAACCTTCTGCTCAATGCTTTGTTTTCTACGTTGTTCCAACAGTGTATCTTGACTAAATACCTTAATCATCTATATCCCTCCTATACTTGTTGTGGTAGCAAAATAAAGTGGATTACATTGCTAGCATCTTTTTTATTGGTTACTTTGCCTACTAATCTGTTTGGTGTTTCTGTTGTTCCTGGATTAGTTGTAAGTTTTTTAGTTGAGGCCTTGTAATAAACTAGGTCTCCTTTGTTGAATGCATCTGCAGCAGTAATTTGATCTGTTTCATATTCTGCCTGCTCAATATTCAAACCAATAGCAGCAGTTTCACCTGCCTCCGTTTTTGCACTTTCCATTGCCACTCCAAAGAACCCATCTAATAATACAAAAGTTTGAGCTACTACGGTGGTGTTTTCTGGTACAGTTACCTGCAAGCCTTTTCCGTCACTTATTTTAGCTCTGTTGATTGGTGTAATGGTACTAGGTGTTGGTTGCCCTTTAAATGCCATCGTTTATTCCTCCTCTAATTAAATTTGTGCCCTTTTAGATCTTAATCCACTTGTTGTAGATGTAGCAGATCCGATTCCAGGGCCTTGGTCAATGTGTTTATCTGACAATACTTTTTTCATTAAGTCGTCTGCAAGAATCTTGTCGATTTCCCCTGCAATTATTTCCTCTGTAGCTCCATCTTCTACTTTAAGCATTTTCTTAACCAGGCCTTGAGCCATCTCGCCAGTTACTTTTTCCTCTACAACCTTATCGATTGTTTTAGTGAAGTCTTTCTGACTCGATTCTTCCAGTGCCTTCTTGCTATTCTTAGCCACTTCGATTACATCCATTTCCCCTGTTACTCCAAGGGCTTCTTTTACCTTGCCAAGGATTTTCTTAGCCTCTACCGCCTCCTTGATTTCTTCCATCTCCCCAGCTAGTTTATCCGGTGTGATGGCCATTTCTCCAAACACTTGGTTATATGTTACTTTGCCAGTTTGGAGTAAACCGTTTAGGTTGCTAATTAACTCTTTGAAATCCATCTTTTTTCCTCCTTTATTCATTTCGCCTGCAGGTGTTGCAGGTTCATATATTTTTTTCTCAACTACCTCTGTCTTTTCCCCTAGTTTAACCTCTTGGTTGTCTATGATGAACGGAATGCTATACAGCTTGGCGGGTTGGTTTTGTTGCTCATATTCCATAATTGCAGTATTGTTGTCATACCTAATACTCCTCACCCAAACATAATCATGGTCACCGATTGAGAAGTAATCTTTAGCTGCAGCTCTTAGATCCTCTCTAAGCTTTTCAAAGGTACCATCAAGCTGTTCTCCTGTTATGTCGTTCATTTCCATGCCAACAATCTTTGTGGGCATTCCTGGGCGATGTAATGGAGTCCAATCTATAGATAATGGTTCATATCCCACTACCTCCATTTCTCCGGTTGTTTGATTTTTTCTTAAATCCGGAAAACCAAATATGCTCACTTCTTGGATTCTTTTGGTCCTTATCCACCTTTTGAGGCTTTTTGCATCCGCATCTACCAAGCCTCTAAAATAAGCTTTATCGCCTCTCATTTCTGCCCCTATCCAGTGTGTTGCTGGTGGAACGAACTCTGTCGATACATCCTCTGGCCTTTGATGCCCCAAAAACCCATTTAACGTGTATTGCTTTGTATATTCCACAATGTCCTGCAAGCTTTTAGGAGTATAATTCCACCCTCTCTTGCTCTTGCCTGCTGGAATTTCTACAACAACCTCTAGGGGATCCTCGTCCATTTGTTTCATTTGCTCGACATCTACATTCTGTGCTAATGGTATATCTCCTGGAGAAATACTCGTTGCCAACATTGCACTGATATTGTCTATCTCTCCGTGTATGGCTTTTTGTTCTCCTGCTAATATCCTAGCTTTCATATTCTTGTTTCACCTCCTTATGCTGCATAGTAATCTTGGTACCATCGCTCTAGATCTGGTTGCGATGTTGGATTTTGTTCCCAAGCTCTTAACCTCGCTACTAATTCCTCTGGCTCCTCATTAATAGTAGTCATAATGCATAGACAGTTTGGGTGAAAAGGATAGAGCGGAGCTTTGTCTAGGGGATATCCCCCTGGTCCTAATCCGTAATCATCTGCCATGGTTATTGGATCACAGATGTCATACTTTGGGTGACTTGCAGATAATATATATTTAATCCCTTTAGTAGCTGGGTTGAGATGGGCTGCTTTTGTAGTTCCCATGCCATAAGCTGATGTCATTTCAGTTCTAGCCAATCTTAAAGCCTCATAGCTAATATCCTCCGGTATTCTGCCTGGCATTCTGGCCATCATATTAGGGTAACCTTTAGCAAATGATTTCTTGCCCTTTTTAACATAGTTCTCTATGCCTCTGGCCACAGTCAAGCAATCTTCTCCACTGGCCACACCGGATGTTAAGATATTATTAATGCTCTTTCGGTAGTTTTGGTTCTTATTCCATATCTGTTCGCTAAGCTTAAGACCGTATCTACTCCTAGACCACATGGCCTCTGCAGCATCGATATTCATTCTGTAAAAAGTGTCCTTGACCATGCTTTTGGATACTCTTATTATGCCAGATCTATCAACGAGGTCTAGTGTTATTCTTTTGGAGTATCCAGAGCCTGTCTCGAGATTTCTTTTGATATAATTATCAAAATTAATTGTAAGTTGCCCATTTAACTCGTCCATTCTGGATTTAATCTCTTGCTGGATCCGTCTTAGCCTAGCCTGGTCAAAAGTATTAAGGTTTCCCTCTGCTACTTGTAAGGAGATTCTCCTGGACATATTTTCATAGATTTCTCTTATCTCCTGCTCCTGGTCTAGTCTTAGCTCCATAAATTCTTTTCTCTGTTGCAATGCCCAGGAAACATATGAGCCACTTTCTTCTATTAGCTTATCCACTCCTATGTTGGTGCCTATTTTCTTACTCATCCTCATCACCTAGCAATGCCTCGTCTATTTTAGCAACCTCATCTACCCAGCCTTCATGGTCACGGAACCTATTCCTCATTCTCCTGGTTCTCATGATCTTTTCTCTTTCTCCTGGAACCTCCGGATCGGTAGAGAGGTATTCTCCCATGGTGTCTACGTATTCTGATAAAAAGTTTACTGCAGCCTCTTCTGATATGATGTTGGCATTTAAGGCCTCGTTTAATGCCGATGTAATATGCTTTAACGTCTCGGCCATGGCTTTATCGTCTCTTGGATCCACTTCATCCCAACCTAGGGACACAGTGTAATCTGAAAACTTGTAACCTCTTACTTGGCTTGACATTGCCAATACCATTCTGGCTAACAGTTGCCATTGCTCTGCGAATTGTTCTCTTTTTCTCTTGATTTTATTTACCATGATAGGCATTTGCTCTTTGACACTAGCCAGTGCACTTGGGGTATGAACTCCGAATATGAATTCTGGTGTCTCTGAAATATCTACGATGCAATAAAAAATCATTTTTAGCAATTCCTTTGCATCTCCGGTGGCACTTTTTACCTCGATGAACTGTGCATCCTCGTCCTGGGTAAAGAATAGAATTTCATGGCCATCTAGATTGATGGTCCCTCCTTCTTTAGCAAACTTCACTGGATCCTCTATGCCGAAGTTATTGGCTAAGAAACCAGCCACATCCTTTAGTTTTAATTTTAACTTTGGTGTACTGTGCATCTTAGACCCTTTTAGAGCATGGATCATTACATCGTGGTATGCTTTTATATAGGGTTCTATAGGTTCGATATCACTCTGACCAAACTTCATAGTTTCGTCTGGTTCGTTTTTAAAGTGGATGATAGGTATAAAACCCCAAGTGTTTGAAAAAGTCCCCGATTCAATGCCCTCTGGCTTGTCACCTGTGATTTCTATCGTCCTCTCCTCGGCTGTAATAGTCTGTTTTATTGTCGCAGTCTTTTTAACATCACTTAAGCTAGTCCATTCTTGCTTGCTTTCCAATATATAAGCTATGGGTTCCCTGGTAATTGGATCTAATATGATGTCCTTTACTTCCTCCGGAGGGATGATGTTGTAAATAAGCCTCTCTTTTTTCTCTGGGTATAAAGGATTGTTTCTCTTTTCTCTAGTGATCCACACATAACAATCCCCTAACTTCAAGGCATTGCTGTGAGTCCTTATCATTTTGGAGGTGTTCTCGAGGGAGAAGTCGTTTAATAGCTCCTGTGCATCCTCGTCCTCTATGGTGTAGTGAGGTACCCCCATAAATCCAACGGTTGAATTAATAACCGGTTTTATAAATGCAGAACCAAGTTCATACTTCTTGTTTTTGTTCTGATATAATTCTCTGGCCAATTGATAATCTACTTTGGAACTATCAAGGGTATAGGTGGTAAAAGATGTACCTCTAATCCTCATCATTTCGCCAGATATTTTATTCCTTAACCAGTGATAAGGATTAAAAAAGTTCTTACCCATATATCTTCCCTCCTTTCAACATGGACAAGTCTGTATATCCATCGCTAGCAAATGAATATATAACTGCATCTGCTCGGTCTGGAGACTCTCCAATTCGTCTTTTCATTTCATCTTTACTCTCTAGCTCAATCCTGCCCTTGCTATCCACTTTGTATTTCCTGTTTGATAGCTGCTTAATTAAAATATCATCCTTAGGCAATTGAATAACTCCTTGCTCTCCTTGGAGGAACTTGGACAGGTTCTCGTCCAAGAGCTCCCGGATGTTGTCCCACATCTCTGCTGCTTTATTGTAATAATGTTCTGGATCATCGGCTTTAGATCCATTCTTTATGGGTACTATGATGTATCCTAGACTTTGCTGCCTATTGATTTCTCTTAGCCTGTCGGTTACCCCTCCGCCCAGTCCATCGTCGTCTATTTTTATGACTATCTTGTTTATCTGCAGGTGCTGTGTCTTTAATCTGTCAACAGTTCTCAATATGTTCCCAGCTGTCTCCATGGTATCTTTCTTAGAATACTGCTGCAGGTCTAGCACTCTATTTCCTATTCTCGGAGCAACGATAGTCTTATCGTCACCAAATCTAGCAATATCAGCTCCTATATTTAATGTATAGGCCTTAGATATATCTACCACAGTTTCCGCTGCCTGCTCCACTACCTCTAATGAGATTAAGCTGTCTGCCTCTCCTTTTGGGAAGTCTCCCAAGACCCTCACTCGAAATACATCGCTATCTGCCCCATACTTCTTCTTTAGCATTTCGATATTTTCTTTAGAGGTTCGTGGACTATCCATCGATGATACTTTGTGGGATTTGTAGGTATCTCTGTCTCTGTTGTGACTATCATAAAAGGTCCCGCTTGTTTTGGTAGGGTTACCGCATAGCAAGAGCTTGTTTTCATATCCTGTCAAGGTTCCTAGTATTGCCTCCATGATTGGATCTGCAACCCCAGAGGCCTCATCTACCACGAATAACATATAGTCCTCATGGAACCCTTGCATGTTCTCCGGCCTTACTGCAGTTCTAGCTGTGGCCCACCATCTTTCCTCAAATCCATTCATATAGATTTTGGTCTTGGTCCATCTAAGCAGCTTATCTACCTTTGACTTCGAGAGCCATTTGGATATCTCTGCCCATAGTACGTCATAGAGCTGTTGTCTTGTGGGTGCTGTGGCGATTACCTTAGGAAATGGCCTTGTGCATAGGTACCAGGTTATCGCAATGCTTTCTAGTCCTGTTTTTCCTACTCCCTGGCCAGACCTAACAGATACTTTCGGGTGTTGTGCTAGGTCCATTAATACTTTAGCTTGCCATGGATCCGGATAAAACCCCAGCATATCCTCTGCAAACCAAACTGGATTATCCCAGTAATTGTCTAGTAATGTTATTAGTGCTTTATCCATCCTTACCACGTCTCTTTGCTGCTATTTGCTCTATT
The sequence above is drawn from the Clostridium formicaceticum genome and encodes:
- a CDS encoding DUF2190 family protein — encoded protein: MAFKGQPTPSTITPINRAKISDGKGLQVTVPENTTVVAQTFVLLDGFFGVAMESAKTEAGETAAIGLNIEQAEYETDQITAADAFNKGDLVYYKASTKKLTTNPGTTETPNRLVGKVTNKKDASNVIHFILLPQQV
- a CDS encoding phage portal protein — its product is MGKNFFNPYHWLRNKISGEMMRIRGTSFTTYTLDSSKVDYQLARELYQNKNKKYELGSAFIKPVINSTVGFMGVPHYTIEDEDAQELLNDFSLENTSKMIRTHSNALKLGDCYVWITREKRNNPLYPEKKERLIYNIIPPEEVKDIILDPITREPIAYILESKQEWTSLSDVKKTATIKQTITAEERTIEITGDKPEGIESGTFSNTWGFIPIIHFKNEPDETMKFGQSDIEPIEPYIKAYHDVMIHALKGSKMHSTPKLKLKLKDVAGFLANNFGIEDPVKFAKEGGTINLDGHEILFFTQDEDAQFIEVKSATGDAKELLKMIFYCIVDISETPEFIFGVHTPSALASVKEQMPIMVNKIKRKREQFAEQWQLLARMVLAMSSQVRGYKFSDYTVSLGWDEVDPRDDKAMAETLKHITSALNEALNANIISEEAAVNFLSEYVDTMGEYLSTDPEVPGEREKIMRTRRMRNRFRDHEGWVDEVAKIDEALLGDEDE
- a CDS encoding DEAD/DEAH box helicase family protein, yielding MDKALITLLDNYWDNPVWFAEDMLGFYPDPWQAKVLMDLAQHPKVSVRSGQGVGKTGLESIAITWYLCTRPFPKVIATAPTRQQLYDVLWAEISKWLSKSKVDKLLRWTKTKIYMNGFEERWWATARTAVRPENMQGFHEDYMLFVVDEASGVADPIMEAILGTLTGYENKLLLCGNPTKTSGTFYDSHNRDRDTYKSHKVSSMDSPRTSKENIEMLKKKYGADSDVFRVRVLGDFPKGEADSLISLEVVEQAAETVVDISKAYTLNIGADIARFGDDKTIVAPRIGNRVLDLQQYSKKDTMETAGNILRTVDRLKTQHLQINKIVIKIDDDGLGGGVTDRLREINRQQSLGYIIVPIKNGSKADDPEHYYNKAAEMWDNIRELLDENLSKFLQGEQGVIQLPKDDILIKQLSNRKYKVDSKGRIELESKDEMKRRIGESPDRADAVIYSFASDGYTDLSMLKGGKIYG